The following coding sequences lie in one Colias croceus chromosome 1, ilColCroc2.1 genomic window:
- the LOC123694135 gene encoding toll-like receptor 2: protein MNRIHLCIIAVCSYAVSAKQMTDLEALASAPTRCTYEYAFDMYGAHCAGLRLNKIPSLRGGIEILDFSDNKLQEIHDDTLSSYSSIKFLYLSENQIYSIEENAFFYLSNLQTLDLSKNVILALPESIFHLSSLRKLYLNGNPLLHLHFTNLKLSKPIQAPIELLDISECKIKVLPEWGILPQLILYNISNNPLTSIDALHFSSMCKLAKVDLTKSIDNLKLCDLRMTITWFQEKKVYFQLDDYSKLNSREFENCRKEEIPANLNATYHECRSLYRQEQSRRTSRRTWLTIAGGLAGFLVGFVLLLYVMHRHNVSQTKRADKVTKKIPPDGDRQASAVLLNNVA from the exons ATGAACAG AATACACTTATGTATAATAGCGGTCTGCAGTTATGCTGTGTCTGCAAAACAGATGACGGATCTCGAGGCACTTGCATCCGCTCCAACGAGATGCACCTACGAATATGCCTTCGACATGTATGGAGCACATTGCGCTGGACTCAGATTGAATAAAATACCGAGTCTCAGAGGTGGAATTGAG atccTCGACTTCAGTGACAATAAACTGCAAGAAATTCACGACGACACATTGTCTTCGTACAGCAGTATCAAATTCCTGTATTTGTCAGAAAACCAAATTTATTCCATTGAAGAAAATGCTTTCTTTTACCTTTCTAATCTCCAAACCTTAGATCTGTCTAAAAATGTAATCTTGGCTCTGCCGGAATCCATTTTCCATTTATCGTCTTTACgaaagttatatttaaatgggAATCCTTTACTGCATTTGCATTTCACCAATCTTAAATTGAGCAAACCTATTCAGGCTCCAATCGAACTCTTGGATATTTCTGAGTGTAAGATCAAAGTATTGCCAGAATGGGGGATTTTACCACAATTAATTCTATACAACATCTCAAATAACCCATTGACATCTATAGATGCTTTACACTTTAGTTCAATGTGTAAGTTAGCCAAGGTAGATCTCACAAAATCTATAGACAACTTAAAGCTATGCGACTTGAGAATGACAATAACGTGGTTCCAAGAAAAGAAGGTCTATTTCCAGTTGGATGACTAcagtaaattaaattctagAG AATTCGAGAACTGTCGCAAGGAAGAAATACCCGCAAATCTAAACGCAACTTATCATGAATGTCGCAGTTTGTACAGACAG GAACAAAGTAGAAGAACGTCTCGTCGTACTTGGCTAACCATAGCGGGTGGGTTGGCGGGTTTCCTTGTAGGCTTTGTGTTACTGCTATACGTTATGCATAGACATAATGTATCGCAGACAAAACGAGCTGACAAGGTAACCAAGAAAATCCCACCAGATGGCGATAGACAAGCGTCTGCGGTTCTACTCAATAATGTAGCATAG